The DNA sequence AAGTTTTGCGGAATTGGTTGAGCGTCTAATTAATTCACCGAATAACACTGGCGAATATGATAGTGGAGAACACACAAAGTAGAAAATCCCAAGCATATATTGGTGTGTGGTCGAACGGCTCTATGGTGCGCCCGACAGGCTACTCAATTACAAAAAGACGAAGCGTAATGGAGTGGTAGAGCGTGTGCCTGGGATCGAAGCCGCCATCCGCTAGACGCTGGTGATCGACGAGCTCGTGGATCAGGTAACCGCCATGCCGCTCAACGGGTAGCTCCGCCAATTGGCGGAGCTTGACGTGGATCTGAAGCAGGAGGGCTATACCGATATGGGTATACCCCAGCGAATACCACTTATCGGGTACTCCAGCCCGTACCGAAAATGCCGCTTTCCAACCTATACGAGTACAGCTATATTGAGTACAGGTATAACGGTACAGGAGGATTCGCCATGTTCATCCGAGCCTATCTCAGAGCTTCGACCGACGATCAGGACGCCAGCCGCGCCAAGGATGTGCTGATCCAGTTCGCTGCCGACAACGACCATAAGATCGCGGCCTTCTACACCGAGAACGAATCAGGCACCAAGCTCGAAAGGCCAGAGCTGTTCCGGTTGCTGGACGATAGCCAGGAAGACGATGTACTGCTGATCGAGCAGGTGGATAGGTTGTCCCGGCTATCTCAGGATGACTGGACCAAGCTCAAGGCTCAGATCGCGGCACGGAAGGTCACAGTGGTATCCATGGACTTGAGCACCAGTCACGCGGTGCTGAAGCCTGTCAAGGATCAGGATGACTTCACCAAGGGTATGATTGCAGCCGTCAACGGCATGCTGCTCGACATGCTGGCCGTGGTCGCCCGCAAGGATTATGACGATCGTCGTCGTCGTCAGGCTGAAGGGATCAAGCAGGCACAGGCCAGAAAGGTCTACAAAGGACGCCCGGTTGACCAGGATCTGCACAAGCGCATCAAGGATTGCCTCGACAGTGGTATGAGCCTGCGCAAGACTGCCACGTCTGTAGGCTGCGCCTTGAGCACGGTGCAACGTGTGATGCGCTAGGAGACGCGCAGACCGCGAGTCCGCCCAAATCCCAA is a window from the Pseudomonas sp. LS1212 genome containing:
- a CDS encoding recombinase family protein, encoding MFIRAYLRASTDDQDASRAKDVLIQFAADNDHKIAAFYTENESGTKLERPELFRLLDDSQEDDVLLIEQVDRLSRLSQDDWTKLKAQIAARKVTVVSMDLSTSHAVLKPVKDQDDFTKGMIAAVNGMLLDMLAVVARKDYDDRRRRQAEGIKQAQARKVYKGRPVDQDLHKRIKDCLDSGMSLRKTATSVGCALSTVQRVMR